One segment of Polaribacter huanghezhanensis DNA contains the following:
- a CDS encoding aspartyl protease family protein has protein sequence MKKKYIVFFLFLIVFSSTTKSQSQFNFLGPDQKEQSVRFNLINNLIVIPMEVNGRQLSFILDTGVNKTILFNLSQNDSIDLNDVRKISLQGLGEGKSMDALISGNNTLKIKNFVGENQEIYVLLKDRFDVSGRMGITIHGIVGYNLFKDAIVYINYATRRVFFYNPKFYKEKKCRKCQSFPLQFFRNKPYIDAKIQLDTVGNTVTDVKLLIDTGGSEAIWLFENSKEEIQTPIRHFDDVLGEGISGTIYGKKSRIKQILIGSFKIKDPTVSFLDSSSTFNARQFKERNGSVGGNILKRFKVWVDYKNKKITLKKNGSFRGGFEYNMSGLDVVYNGKVLVKEKAQTTFSDAYSNSVSQTVNNSTISLVSTYSYRFKPSYKIKHVLENSPAGLAGIKKNDIILSINGTEVHKLTLKQLLGKFQKGHKRKIRMTIERLGVDINFQFRLIKKI, from the coding sequence TTGAAAAAAAAATATATCGTATTCTTTTTGTTTTTAATTGTTTTTTCGAGTACTACGAAATCTCAATCTCAATTTAATTTCTTAGGACCTGACCAAAAAGAACAATCTGTTAGGTTTAATCTAATAAACAACTTAATTGTGATTCCGATGGAAGTTAACGGAAGGCAATTGTCTTTTATTTTAGATACAGGAGTTAATAAAACCATCCTTTTTAATTTATCACAAAATGATAGTATTGACTTAAATGATGTGAGAAAAATATCATTACAGGGTTTAGGAGAAGGCAAGTCAATGGATGCATTGATATCTGGAAATAACACGTTAAAAATTAAAAATTTTGTTGGTGAAAATCAAGAAATATATGTCCTTTTAAAAGACAGGTTTGATGTGTCTGGAAGAATGGGTATTACCATTCATGGAATAGTTGGTTACAATTTATTTAAAGATGCAATCGTTTATATTAACTATGCTACAAGGCGAGTTTTTTTTTATAACCCTAAATTTTATAAAGAAAAAAAATGCAGAAAATGCCAATCTTTTCCTCTACAATTTTTTCGAAACAAACCTTATATAGATGCAAAAATTCAATTAGACACTGTTGGTAATACAGTAACAGATGTAAAATTATTAATAGATACGGGTGGGTCAGAAGCAATTTGGTTATTTGAAAACTCTAAAGAAGAAATTCAAACTCCAATTAGACATTTTGATGATGTTTTAGGAGAAGGAATAAGCGGAACCATTTACGGAAAAAAAAGTAGAATTAAACAAATATTAATTGGAAGCTTTAAAATTAAAGACCCTACAGTGTCATTTTTAGACTCTTCATCTACCTTTAATGCAAGACAATTTAAAGAAAGAAACGGAAGTGTTGGTGGTAATATTTTAAAGAGATTTAAAGTTTGGGTAGATTATAAAAATAAAAAAATTACATTAAAAAAGAATGGTTCATTTAGAGGTGGATTTGAATACAATATGAGTGGTTTAGATGTTGTGTATAATGGTAAGGTTTTGGTAAAAGAAAAAGCCCAAACAACATTTTCAGACGCATATTCTAATAGTGTTTCTCAAACCGTAAATAATAGTACAATTTCTTTAGTCTCTACCTATAGTTATAGGTTTAAACCTTCATATAAAATTAAACATGTTTTAGAAAATTCGCCAGCAGGGTTAGCAGGAATAAAAAAAAACGATATTATTTTATCAATAAACGGAACTGAAGTACACAAATTAACATTAAAACAGTTGTTAGGTAAATTTCAAAAAGGGCATAAGAGAAAAATTAGAATGACAATTGAAAGGTTAGGTGTAGATATAAACTTTCAGTTTAGATTGATAAAGAAAATCTAA
- a CDS encoding pyridoxal phosphate-dependent aminotransferase — protein MPLISKKGNLMPESPIRKLVPYAENAYKQGKTVYHLNIGQPDIKTPQVALDAVSVHSLTTIAYTRSEGSEGYRTKIADYYSKHDIHVKHDDIIVTTGGSEALMFAFGSVMDVDDEIIIPEPFYANYNGFSVASGVNVVPVISKIEDNFALPPIEEFEKLITPKTKAILICNPGNPTGYIYSKEEIKKLAAIVKKHDLFLISDEVYREFAYDGIEHYSILQEESIADNAIIIDSVSKRYSMCGARIGCLVSKNKDVIKTALKFAQARLSPPTLAQIASEAALETPQSYFDEVIEEYVSRRNTLIKALQKIDGVKVAKPKGAFYCIVELPIKNADDFAKWLLESFDVDGETVMVAPAAGFYSTPGVGLNQIRIAYVLNNDSLKKAINILKEALKVYKD, from the coding sequence ATGCCTTTAATTTCAAAGAAGGGAAACTTAATGCCAGAATCACCAATTCGTAAATTGGTACCGTATGCAGAAAATGCATATAAACAAGGTAAAACAGTGTACCATTTAAACATTGGTCAACCAGATATTAAAACTCCACAAGTTGCTTTAGATGCCGTTTCTGTGCACTCGCTAACAACAATTGCGTACACAAGATCTGAAGGTTCTGAAGGATATAGAACAAAAATTGCTGATTATTATAGCAAACACGACATTCATGTAAAACATGATGATATTATTGTAACAACCGGTGGTAGTGAAGCACTTATGTTTGCTTTTGGTAGTGTGATGGATGTGGATGATGAAATCATTATTCCGGAACCTTTTTATGCAAATTACAACGGATTCTCAGTAGCATCTGGCGTAAACGTTGTTCCAGTGATTTCTAAAATTGAAGATAATTTTGCATTGCCTCCAATAGAAGAATTTGAAAAATTAATCACACCAAAAACAAAAGCAATCTTAATCTGTAATCCTGGAAATCCGACAGGATATATTTACAGCAAGGAAGAAATTAAAAAATTAGCCGCAATTGTAAAAAAGCATGATTTATTTTTAATTTCTGATGAAGTATATAGAGAATTTGCTTATGATGGCATAGAACATTACTCTATTTTACAAGAAGAAAGTATTGCTGATAACGCCATTATTATTGATTCTGTCTCAAAAAGATACAGTATGTGTGGTGCAAGAATTGGCTGTTTAGTTTCTAAAAATAAAGATGTCATAAAAACCGCATTAAAATTTGCGCAAGCTCGTTTAAGTCCACCAACACTAGCACAAATTGCTTCTGAAGCCGCCTTAGAAACTCCACAAAGTTATTTTGATGAAGTAATTGAAGAATATGTGAGTAGAAGAAATACACTAATTAAAGCACTACAAAAAATAGACGGAGTGAAAGTTGCAAAACCTAAAGGTGCTTTTTATTGTATTGTAGAATTGCCTATTAAAAATGCAGATGACTTTGCAAAATGGTTGTTAGAATCTTTTGATGTAGATGGAGAAACAGTTATGGTTGCTCCTGCAGCCGGATTTTACTCAACGCCTGGAGTTGGATTAAATCAAATTAGAATTGCCTACGTTTTAAATAATGATAGTTTAAAAAAGGCCATCAATATTTTAAAAGAAGCTTTAAAAGTATATAAAGATTAG
- the murB gene encoding UDP-N-acetylmuramate dehydrogenase, with amino-acid sequence MTILNNISLKEYNTFGVEVYAKRFVSISSFYDLQQLLKTEKELFLLSGGSNMLLTKDIEKLVTFINFKGISIDRENENSVHITVNSGENWHEFVLWCISQDYGGIENLSLIPGNVGTCPIQNIGAYGVEVKDTITKVEALEIETGKLVPFSNTDCEFGYRNSIFKNHAKGKYILTSVSFQLTKTTHQLNTSYGAIETALKEKNITNPTIKDVSDAVIAIRKSKLPDPKEIGNSGSFFKNPVITTQQFIEIQKQHPTIPSYKISETETKVPAGWLVEQCEFKGKRFGDAGVHEKQALVLVNYGNASGKEIHQLAQNIQQAVFKKFQISLEIEVNIF; translated from the coding sequence GTGACTATTTTAAACAACATATCTTTAAAAGAATACAATACGTTTGGTGTAGAAGTTTATGCCAAACGTTTTGTTTCTATCAGTTCTTTTTATGATTTACAGCAACTTTTAAAAACCGAAAAAGAGTTGTTTTTGTTATCTGGCGGAAGTAATATGTTGCTTACAAAAGACATCGAAAAATTAGTTACTTTTATTAATTTTAAAGGAATCTCTATTGATAGAGAAAATGAAAATTCTGTACATATTACGGTAAACTCTGGAGAAAATTGGCACGAATTTGTATTGTGGTGTATTTCTCAAGATTATGGTGGCATTGAAAATTTATCTTTAATTCCTGGAAATGTTGGTACTTGTCCGATACAAAATATTGGCGCGTACGGAGTTGAAGTAAAAGATACCATTACAAAAGTGGAAGCTTTAGAAATTGAAACCGGAAAGTTGGTTCCTTTTTCAAATACTGATTGTGAGTTTGGTTATCGAAATTCAATCTTCAAGAATCACGCAAAAGGAAAGTACATTTTAACTTCTGTTAGTTTTCAATTGACAAAAACTACACATCAACTAAATACTTCTTACGGAGCGATTGAAACTGCTTTGAAAGAAAAAAACATTACAAATCCAACCATTAAAGATGTTTCTGATGCTGTTATTGCAATCAGAAAATCGAAACTTCCAGATCCAAAAGAAATTGGAAATAGTGGAAGTTTTTTTAAAAATCCTGTAATTACAACTCAGCAATTTATAGAAATCCAAAAACAACATCCTACAATTCCGAGTTATAAAATCTCTGAAACTGAAACCAAAGTTCCTGCTGGTTGGTTGGTAGAACAATGTGAATTTAAAGGCAAACGTTTTGGCGATGCCGGTGTTCACGAAAAACAAGCATTGGTCTTAGTAAATTATGGAAATGCAAGTGGAAAAGAAATCCATCAATTGGCACAAAACATTCAACAAGCCGTTTTTAAAAAATTTCAAATTTCTCTAGAGATTGAAGTAAATATATTTTAA
- a CDS encoding membrane or secreted protein encodes MKLVLLTIGLLGLAFAGIAIKIWAKKDGKFAGTCASQNPMLNESGEACGFCGKSPDQFDTCAEPEHK; translated from the coding sequence ATGAAACTTGTTTTACTTACCATCGGTTTATTAGGATTGGCTTTTGCAGGAATTGCCATTAAAATTTGGGCAAAAAAAGACGGAAAATTTGCAGGAACTTGTGCAAGTCAAAACCCAATGTTAAACGAATCTGGAGAAGCTTGTGGATTTTGCGGTAAAAGTCCAGATCAGTTTGATACCTGTGCAGAACCTGAACACAAATAA
- a CDS encoding glycosyltransferase, which produces MILTVIFYIFVATTAVQLIYFLCFSSILFVKEKKKTIKQIPVSIIICAKNEEHNLQAFLPSIINQKYADFEIILINDASSDDTLEVMESFKEQHANIKIVNVKNNEAFWGNKKYALTLGIKAATNEHLLFTDADCEPVSRLWVQSMTQHFSSKKTIVLGYGKYKTQKTFVNLLVRFETFLTAIQYFSYAKLGSPYMGVGRNLAYTKSEFFKTNGFIKHIQIRSGDDDLFIQEAATKINTAICLNRKSFTISNPPVTLKEWFRQKRRHVSTASYYQFKHQFFLGLYFASKFFFYVSAILLFFLMSWKLITPIFGVYILSLYLVFGFSAKRLQEKKVIFFLPFLDLFLLLFQFSIFISNTFSKPTHWK; this is translated from the coding sequence ATGATTCTTACAGTTATTTTCTACATTTTCGTAGCAACAACTGCTGTTCAACTTATTTATTTTTTGTGTTTTTCATCCATCTTATTTGTAAAAGAAAAGAAAAAAACTATCAAACAAATTCCTGTTTCTATAATCATTTGCGCTAAAAACGAAGAACACAATTTACAAGCATTTTTACCAAGTATTATCAACCAAAAGTATGCTGATTTCGAAATCATTTTAATTAACGATGCTTCTTCGGATGATACATTAGAAGTGATGGAATCTTTTAAAGAGCAACACGCCAATATTAAAATTGTAAACGTAAAAAATAACGAAGCTTTTTGGGGAAATAAAAAATATGCTTTGACACTCGGAATTAAAGCGGCTACAAACGAACATTTATTATTTACGGATGCAGATTGCGAGCCTGTTTCTAGATTGTGGGTTCAATCGATGACACAACATTTTTCTAGCAAAAAAACAATTGTGTTGGGTTACGGAAAATACAAAACTCAAAAAACTTTTGTCAATTTATTAGTGCGATTTGAAACCTTTTTAACTGCAATTCAATATTTTAGTTACGCAAAATTAGGTTCTCCATATATGGGCGTTGGCAGGAATTTAGCGTACACAAAAAGCGAGTTTTTTAAAACAAACGGATTTATAAAACACATTCAAATAAGATCTGGCGACGATGATTTGTTTATACAAGAAGCAGCAACAAAAATAAATACTGCAATTTGTTTGAACAGAAAAAGTTTTACAATTTCAAATCCGCCAGTAACATTAAAAGAATGGTTTCGTCAAAAAAGAAGACATGTTTCTACGGCATCTTATTATCAATTTAAACATCAATTTTTTTTAGGATTGTATTTTGCAAGTAAATTCTTCTTTTATGTATCCGCAATTCTTCTTTTCTTTTTGATGAGTTGGAAACTTATTACGCCCATTTTTGGTGTGTATATTTTGAGCTTGTATCTCGTTTTTGGCTTTTCTGCAAAGCGTTTGCAAGAAAAAAAGGTGATCTTCTTTCTTCCTTTTTTAGATCTTTTTTTACTTCTATTTCAATTTAGTATCTTTATCTCCAATACTTTTTCAAAACCTACGCATTGGAAATAA
- a CDS encoding RNA polymerase sigma factor, producing the protein MEIKGDELLQTIQKAKEGSQLAFNLLLDNFWNSVHNFQLKRHQNENDAEDITIQTFSKAFDKIDTFDEKYQFKTWLITISKNIHIDMLRKKKSSILAESYKVKSAEIYEVIDDNPTPEDKIITEQNLAKLLKDIKQLKPKYQEVINLRYFQELSYKEISEQIGEPINNVKVKLLRAKKLLAEIIKKS; encoded by the coding sequence TTGGAAATAAAAGGCGACGAGTTACTACAAACCATACAAAAAGCGAAAGAAGGCAGTCAACTTGCTTTTAATCTCTTGTTGGATAATTTCTGGAACAGTGTCCATAATTTTCAATTAAAAAGACATCAAAACGAAAATGATGCAGAAGATATTACCATTCAAACTTTTTCTAAAGCTTTTGATAAAATTGACACTTTTGATGAGAAATATCAATTTAAAACATGGTTGATTACCATTTCTAAAAACATTCATATTGATATGCTGCGCAAAAAAAAATCTTCCATTTTAGCGGAATCTTACAAAGTAAAAAGTGCCGAAATTTATGAGGTTATTGATGACAATCCGACGCCAGAAGATAAAATAATTACAGAACAAAATTTGGCAAAACTGCTAAAAGACATCAAGCAATTAAAGCCAAAATACCAAGAAGTCATTAACTTACGTTATTTTCAAGAATTGAGTTATAAAGAAATTTCTGAACAAATTGGAGAACCCATAAACAACGTAAAAGTAAAGTTATTACGTGCCAAAAAATTGTTAGCTGAGATTATTAAAAAATCTTAA